The proteins below come from a single Argentina anserina chromosome 1, drPotAnse1.1, whole genome shotgun sequence genomic window:
- the LOC126795202 gene encoding uncharacterized protein LOC126795202 → MDLDEWEYLPDDAFLDFHEENEKKVLFSKRYFDSKSVFNTYHDYYIVQSPNSSTSKKLNQVDHPAVPPKQLAVPVQLQLLPPPIFVRSTQTPYHEGKQETLVPFSAAGADVTGTRERGGGGEGDQDPLLSQVYFKKTSWEPESVDMKMDSPRSPTRAGFGFGFVHQTTSDSTAGGAKFQFDECNGEAKVSSPRMKTKNKEEEKEDDDQGKRENNNNIWKMSLTGIGAICSFGFAAATICILFLGSHHQSNKQNHKHFQIYTDDNKSIQEVVHRATKFNETYTAVRGVPLSRAHITSGGYYTSAL, encoded by the exons atggaTCTTGATGAGTGGGAGTACCTCCCTGATGATGCCTTTCTTGATTTCcatgaagaaaatgagaagaagGTCTTGTTTAGCAAGCGCTACTTCGACTCGAAAAGTGTGTTCAATACGTACCACGACTACTACATAGTCCAATCACCCAATTCTTCTACTTCTAAGAAGCTTAATCAAGTAGATCATCCTGCCGTGCCTCCCAAACAACTTGCCGTTCCTGTTCAACTTCAACTGCTTCCTCCACCAATCTTTGTCAGATCCACACAGACACCATATCATGAAGGAAAGCAAGAGACTCTTGTGCCATTTTCAGCAGCAGGTGCTGATGTTACAGGTACTAgagaaagaggaggaggaggtgaagGTGATCAAGACCCCCTACTCTCCCAAGTTTACTTCAAGAAGACTAGCTGGGAACCCGAATCTGTCGACATGAAAATGGACTCGCCAAGGTCTCCTACCAGAGCAGGATTCGGATTTGGATTCGTGCATCAAACCACTAGTGATTCCACTGCTGGAGGAGCCAAGTTTCAGTTTGATGAGTGTAATGGTGAGGCCAAAGTCAGCTCTCCAAGaatgaaaaccaaaaacaaagaggaggagaaggaggatGATGATCAAGGAAAGAGGgagaacaacaacaacatatGGAAGATGAGCTTGACTGGAATCGGAGCTATTTGCTCTTTTGGATTTGCTGCAGCTACCATTTGTATTCTGTTTTTGGGAAGCCACCACCAAAGCAACAAACAGAACCACAAACACTTCCAGATCTACACTGATGACAATAAG AGTATTCAGGAGGTGGTTCATCGAGCAACCAAGTTCAACGAGACATATACAGCAGTGAGAGGGGTACCTCTAAGCAGAGCTCATATAACATCTGGAGGTTACTATACAAGTGCTCTATAA
- the LOC126795222 gene encoding uncharacterized protein LOC126795222, which yields MAAASTQSTPPASSTQKQGDAGNMFQLIQSHQEKACRLPPVEEIRTLLDRSVRGVLSTLSHKYEGYPSGSMVDFACDADGSPILAVSTLALHTKDLTQNPKCSLLVAQDPDDRTDLLVTVHGDAVPVSEKDQAAIRTAYLAKHPDAFWVDFGDFHFMRIEPKVVRYVSGVATALLGSGEFISEEYKAAKVDPIAQFTKPVASHMNKDHAEDTKAIVQHSTSIPVDFAYILDLDALGFNVKAAYQGDNFKLRIPFPRRAMDRKMFLHFTSAFL from the exons ATGGCTGCCGCTTCCACTCAGTCAACTCCTCCAGCCTCTTCCACTCAG AAGCAGGGAGATGCAGGCAACATGTTTCAGTTGATTCAGTCTCATCAGGAAAAGGCTTGTCGTCTTCCCCCGGTTGAGGAAATCCGAACTCTCCTCGACCGCAGTGTTCGTGGAGTGCTCTCCACTCTCTCACAT AAGTATGAGGGCTATCCATCAGGATCCATGGTCGACTTTGCATGTGATGCCGATGGATCTCCCATTCTAGCTGTCAGCACTTTGGCTCTTCATACCAAG gATTTAACTCAGAATCCCAAGTGCTCATTGCTTGTGGCTCAAGATCCTGATGACAGGACTGATTTGTTAGTCACTGTGCATGGTGATGCAGTTCCT GTTTCTGAGAAGGATCAAGCAGCCATTCGAACTGCTTATTTGGCCAAGCATCCTGACGCATTTTGG GTTGACTTTGGTGACTTCCATTTCATGCGTATTGAACCAAAAGTTGTGCGCTACGTGTCAGGGGTTGCAACAGCCTTATTAGGATCAGGAG AGTTCATCAGCGAGGAGTATAAAGCTGCAAAAGTTGATCCTATTGCTCAATTTACAAAACCTGTTGCA TCTCATATGAATAAGGATCATGCTGAAGATACTAAAGCCATTGTGCAGCACTCGACTTCAATTCCG GTGGACTTTGCATACATTTTGGACTTGGATGCCCTTGGTTTTAATGTCAAG GCTGCTTATCAGGGTGATAATTTCAAGCTTCGAATACCCTTTCCAAGACGTGCCATGGACCGAAA GATGTTTCTGCATTTCACAAGTGCCTTTCTCTAG